A genomic window from Triticum urartu cultivar G1812 chromosome 7, Tu2.1, whole genome shotgun sequence includes:
- the LOC125518722 gene encoding uncharacterized protein LOC125518722 — translation MAHTQLRIESGDNMRVRTEMVTRMQVSSDKGQHSKAMKITAAIDGVESVTLAGEGRNLLRVVGKGVDSNHLTSKLRRNVGHTDIIELCTLQAGRGYAITTNPADGGGYHSAQAAGAGVRGDATAYGAYNSYTTTGYSPVAADQYHRQQQSSYEYKYYPPTPYPTTVIHHEYKVGDPTGCSIM, via the exons ATGGCCCATACTCAGCTGAGGATCGAGTCCGGCGACAATATGAGGGTTCGG ACGGAGATGGTGACCAGGATGCAGGTGAGCTCCGACAAGGGCCAACACTCCAAGGCCATGAAGATCACGGCAGCAATCGACG GAGTGGAGTCGGTGACGCTGGCGGGGGAGGGGCGGAACCTGCTCCGGGTGGTCGGCAAAGGCGTCGACTCCAACCACCTCACCAGCAAGCTACGGCGGAATGTGGGCCAcaccgacatcatcgagctgTGCACCCTGCAGGCGGGCCGCGGCTACGCGATCACCACCAACCCCGCCGACGGAGGGGGCTACCACTCTGCGCAGGCCGCGGGCGCGGGCGTGCGTGGGGACGCCACCGCCTACGGCGCGTACAACAGTTATACTACGACCGGTTACTCACCGGTGGCCGCTGATCAGTACCACCGCCAGCAGCAGTCATCGTACGAGTACAAGTACTACCCGCCCACGCCGTACCCTACCACCGTCATCCACCACGAGTACAAGGTCGGCGATCCAACCGGCTGCTCCATCATGTAG